Proteins from a single region of bacterium:
- a CDS encoding glycosyltransferase family 87 protein produces MKPAGDMLGKIRGPMSTIYNRAMLGLVILCVGMCAVVVWSNINARVIPDKDAPKFYLGPTFPMGIVAGHDFWITYSYSRILTQGYNANRLPENVSQTLKNYFIGPRGVTAYPPFVFALYAPYTLLPYPSAYSIHAGVLFLANLLAVWLACRMFARGILRHLGGEGVTGMAGNGMVEFLMVAVFGLVSLVNVASYGYLFSVERGNSDAIAICLVTLFLYVLINKPDWIWTQVILLSMAIHLKVTPVLFCSILLWRYGWKCIVQLCLTNVFFLMIMGLGNAEIFIRGILQFNANPGGWWGDHSSYSFADTVLRPLGYSLSLSKTVISWGALVLWATAFIVLWRRGLTGVNVLLVYCVSVPVMMVFPSSSNDYKLVMLAGPIAVILGGFLCNFVLFARWGAVAGAILTMSLLLPIMTSGGLFHSLLFVNKCPSIIAFMLIVMWAVVRPQGVFDSSVVRSVAIQSAEIPETNRSSRKKNRR; encoded by the coding sequence ATGAAACCTGCGGGAGATATGTTAGGTAAGATTAGGGGGCCGATGTCGACAATTTATAATAGGGCTATGCTGGGGCTGGTTATTCTTTGTGTCGGCATGTGTGCCGTTGTGGTGTGGAGTAATATCAATGCTCGAGTGATCCCCGACAAGGATGCTCCTAAATTCTATCTCGGACCAACATTTCCGATGGGGATTGTTGCGGGGCATGATTTTTGGATTACCTATAGCTATTCCAGGATTCTGACTCAAGGGTACAATGCCAATCGACTGCCTGAAAATGTATCACAAACGCTAAAGAATTATTTCATCGGTCCAAGGGGTGTGACGGCTTACCCTCCATTTGTCTTTGCACTCTATGCTCCATACACATTGTTACCCTACCCGTCAGCGTACAGTATTCATGCTGGGGTACTATTTCTGGCGAATCTTCTGGCCGTGTGGCTTGCGTGCAGAATGTTTGCGCGCGGCATCCTGCGCCATTTGGGTGGTGAGGGTGTGACAGGGATGGCGGGGAATGGGATGGTCGAGTTTTTGATGGTTGCTGTATTTGGCCTGGTATCCCTTGTGAATGTTGCCAGCTATGGGTATCTTTTTAGCGTGGAAAGAGGGAATTCTGATGCGATCGCCATCTGTTTGGTGACTCTGTTTTTGTATGTATTGATCAATAAACCTGACTGGATATGGACGCAGGTAATCCTCTTATCGATGGCCATACATCTAAAGGTGACGCCAGTTCTGTTTTGTAGCATTTTGCTGTGGCGATATGGGTGGAAATGCATAGTGCAGCTGTGCCTTACAAATGTTTTCTTTTTAATGATAATGGGATTGGGAAATGCGGAAATATTTATACGGGGAATATTGCAGTTCAATGCTAACCCCGGCGGGTGGTGGGGGGATCATTCCTCGTATTCGTTCGCGGACACAGTATTGCGCCCCTTGGGGTATTCATTGTCACTATCCAAGACTGTAATATCATGGGGTGCCCTGGTTTTATGGGCAACGGCATTTATCGTGCTGTGGCGGCGTGGATTAACTGGAGTGAATGTACTCTTGGTATATTGTGTTTCGGTTCCAGTTATGATGGTTTTTCCGAGTTCAAGTAATGATTATAAGCTGGTTATGCTTGCTGGGCCGATAGCTGTCATTCTGGGGGGCTTCTTGTGCAACTTCGTTCTGTTTGCCCGTTGGGGTGCGGTTGCTGGGGCGATTCTGACGATGAGCCTGTTGCTGCCGATAATGACTAGCGGGGGGCTGTTCCACTCGTTGCTTTTCGTTAACAAATGCCCGTCAATTATAGCTTTCATGTTAATTGTGATGTGGGCCGTTGTGCGCCCGCAAGGTGTATTTGACTCGAGTGTGGTGCGGAGTGTGGCCATCCAGTCAGCCGAGATTCCTGAGACGAATCGTTCAAGCAGGAAAAAGAACAGGCGTTGA
- a CDS encoding glycosyltransferase, producing the protein MKIVHVIHGLDPRYGGPSIMSVRLASEQAQAGHEVYVCGNYNSDRESEVLKFYSRMPGFQQLTLVNAGTTHLGEHLFPRSGWASVSRLITSGAVVHLHGVWDPLLFLASWLARRCGATYVISPHSMLYPSQMNRYAWCKKILMICGLRRMLREAGFVHAINEEEVIFLHNMDSTFRIRLILNTFPETISGPTDPSEFRRKHPKVGNRRYILFLGRLHSQKGLVYLGRAFTRIARHIPDVDLVVAGPDGGEKVRFASIIATAGLADRVYIPGPLYGTEKMAAMCGAECYCQPSLHEGSSMALLEALACGCPVVITEGCCFPEMKKAGVGLVVPLDESAIAEAVEHVLVEPDLRRAMSTAAKQMMASRPGWTEIANQMVAAYGDCLNQLLVKAEKA; encoded by the coding sequence ATGAAAATTGTACATGTTATACATGGTTTGGACCCTCGCTATGGCGGGCCTTCGATCATGTCTGTTCGCCTTGCTTCTGAGCAGGCGCAGGCTGGGCATGAAGTGTATGTGTGCGGTAATTATAACTCAGATCGAGAATCTGAGGTTTTGAAGTTTTATTCCCGAATGCCGGGATTTCAGCAACTCACGCTTGTTAATGCGGGCACCACTCATTTGGGCGAGCATCTTTTCCCGAGAAGCGGGTGGGCGAGTGTTTCGAGACTAATCACCTCGGGCGCAGTCGTTCACTTGCATGGCGTATGGGATCCGCTACTGTTTCTGGCATCATGGCTGGCTAGGCGTTGCGGGGCCACCTATGTTATCAGCCCACATTCCATGTTATATCCCTCCCAGATGAATCGCTATGCGTGGTGTAAAAAAATTCTCATGATTTGTGGATTGCGGCGAATGCTCCGGGAGGCAGGGTTCGTGCATGCCATCAACGAAGAAGAGGTAATATTTCTTCATAACATGGATAGCACATTCCGCATCCGATTGATTCTTAATACGTTTCCTGAGACTATTTCGGGGCCGACCGATCCCTCTGAATTTCGTCGAAAGCACCCGAAGGTCGGTAACCGGCGGTACATTTTATTCCTGGGACGGCTCCATTCGCAAAAAGGGTTGGTGTACCTAGGGAGGGCGTTCACTAGGATTGCCCGGCATATTCCCGATGTCGATCTCGTGGTGGCTGGCCCGGATGGCGGGGAAAAAGTTCGTTTCGCCAGTATCATTGCCACGGCGGGTCTGGCTGACCGGGTTTATATCCCGGGCCCTTTGTATGGAACTGAGAAAATGGCCGCAATGTGTGGTGCCGAGTGTTACTGTCAGCCTAGTCTCCACGAGGGATCAAGCATGGCTCTGCTCGAAGCCCTTGCGTGTGGTTGTCCCGTTGTTATCACGGAAGGATGTTGTTTCCCGGAGATGAAGAAGGCTGGTGTGGGTTTGGTAGTGCCGCTGGACGAGTCGGCGATCGCTGAGGCCGTCGAACATGTGTTGGTCGAGCCTGACTTGAGGCGCGCTATGTCCACCGCCGCTAAGCAGATGATGGCATCCCGGCCAGGTTGGACTGAGATCGCGAACCAGATGGTGGCGGCTTATGGCGACTGTCTGAACCAGCTTCTTGTCAAGGCAGAGAAGGCCTGA
- a CDS encoding SIS domain-containing protein: MNVNDFAETYLRESVEILHSLSVDAVEKIVTVMAEARRDGGRVFVLGVGGSAASGSHLVNDLRKLTGMEAYCPTDNVSELTARTNDEGWESVFSGWLRVSHLSNHDVIFVLSVGGGDAIRNISPNLVRAIDYAKEVRAKVVGIVGRDGGYTAKNADAVVLIPVVSPDRITPHTESMHSLVGHMIVSHPSLKASGTKWESVSNKN, from the coding sequence ATGAATGTGAATGATTTTGCTGAAACGTACTTAAGGGAAAGTGTCGAAATTCTTCATTCATTATCAGTTGATGCTGTTGAGAAGATAGTCACTGTTATGGCGGAGGCGCGGCGGGATGGGGGGCGGGTCTTTGTCCTCGGCGTGGGGGGAAGTGCGGCTTCCGGTTCTCACTTAGTCAACGATTTGCGGAAACTGACAGGGATGGAGGCGTATTGCCCCACAGATAATGTTTCGGAGTTGACGGCTCGTACCAACGACGAAGGCTGGGAAAGTGTGTTTTCGGGATGGCTGAGAGTTAGTCATTTGAGTAATCATGACGTCATTTTTGTGCTTTCCGTTGGGGGAGGGGATGCCATTAGGAATATTAGCCCGAACCTGGTGAGGGCGATTGATTATGCCAAAGAAGTAAGGGCAAAAGTGGTTGGCATCGTCGGTCGCGATGGGGGGTATACCGCAAAGAATGCCGATGCGGTGGTTCTCATTCCTGTTGTTTCCCCTGACCGAATCACTCCGCATACCGAATCTATGCATTCCCTTGTGGGGCATATGATTGTGTCGCATCCCTCATTGAAAGCGTCCGGAACAAAGTGGGAGTCGGTGTCAAATAAAAATTAA
- a CDS encoding transaldolase, with protein sequence MSLREMKIKIFADGADLDSISAAYEEGLVKGFTTNPTLMSRAGITNYLAFAEEVLKIVRDLPVSFEVFSDDFAEMQVQALKLAALAPNVHVKIPITNTSGVSAAPLIGELSRRGLQLNVTAITTVQQVKQVAEVLSPSSSCFVSVFAGRIADTGMDPVPLMQECLEVIRPLPKAELLWASPREALNIVQAEMMGCHIITVTPDVLAKAKLFGRDLTEVSLSTVKMFYTDALKSGFSL encoded by the coding sequence GTGTCTCTACGCGAAATGAAAATTAAAATATTTGCTGATGGGGCCGATCTTGATTCCATCAGCGCCGCTTATGAGGAAGGGTTGGTCAAAGGATTTACGACGAATCCAACATTAATGTCACGAGCAGGTATAACCAATTATCTGGCCTTTGCTGAAGAAGTGCTTAAGATTGTCCGTGATCTGCCGGTTTCGTTTGAGGTTTTCTCCGACGATTTTGCCGAGATGCAGGTGCAGGCCCTGAAATTAGCGGCTTTGGCACCCAATGTTCATGTGAAAATTCCCATCACCAATACCAGTGGCGTTTCGGCGGCTCCCCTGATCGGGGAATTGTCACGGCGTGGTCTTCAATTGAATGTTACCGCGATCACGACAGTGCAGCAGGTCAAACAGGTGGCCGAAGTGCTTTCGCCTTCGTCTTCCTGCTTTGTGTCGGTATTTGCGGGACGCATTGCCGACACCGGAATGGATCCCGTCCCGCTGATGCAGGAATGCCTCGAGGTGATTCGGCCGTTACCTAAGGCCGAGTTGCTTTGGGCCAGTCCCCGCGAGGCGCTCAATATTGTACAGGCGGAGATGATGGGCTGCCACATTATCACGGTTACGCCGGATGTTCTGGCCAAAGCCAAACTGTTTGGGCGCGATCTGACAGAGGTTTCTCTTAGTACGGTTAAGATGTTCTACACCGATGCCCTCAAGAGTGGTTTTTCTCTTTAA
- a CDS encoding galactokinase, with translation MIITRTPYRITLGGGGTDLPSFYREHGGFVFTMSINKYMYIILQRRSVADRKYFIRYSQVEVADSIDEIKHGLVRETLRMHNMTEYMEITSIADLPARTGLGSSGSYLVGLLNAVHAYKQDPVGPAQIAEEACKIEMDILKEPVGKQDQYIASFGGFKTLEIDRAGKVTVQSVPVDFVTAMELAGKARMYYTGVQRSASAVLKSQDQAAMTPRHPDHARVMDSLAYIKDLGYHIKKSFENRDLDAFGRQLDEHWQHKRRMSAGISLTAVDQLYEEVKKRFNVLGGKIIGAGGGGFLFLYCPEHGNGLDEYMSANQMPRVNYFPSLQGSKVISDMTAFDDFSPIAKP, from the coding sequence ATGATTATTACGCGTACCCCTTATCGAATTACGCTTGGTGGCGGAGGCACAGATCTTCCTTCGTTTTACCGAGAGCATGGCGGTTTCGTTTTCACGATGTCCATTAACAAGTACATGTACATCATTTTACAGCGCCGCTCGGTAGCGGATCGGAAATATTTCATTCGGTACAGCCAGGTCGAAGTGGCGGATTCCATTGATGAGATCAAGCATGGCTTGGTTCGCGAAACCTTAAGAATGCACAACATGACTGAGTATATGGAAATCACTAGTATTGCCGATCTGCCTGCCCGCACAGGTTTGGGTTCATCGGGATCATATCTGGTGGGTTTGCTCAACGCCGTACATGCCTATAAGCAGGATCCCGTTGGCCCCGCCCAGATTGCCGAGGAGGCCTGTAAGATCGAGATGGATATTCTGAAGGAGCCCGTTGGGAAGCAGGATCAGTACATTGCCTCCTTTGGAGGATTCAAGACACTCGAGATTGATCGCGCGGGGAAGGTCACGGTTCAGTCTGTGCCGGTTGATTTCGTTACCGCGATGGAATTGGCAGGCAAAGCCCGCATGTACTACACGGGTGTCCAGCGGTCGGCTTCGGCAGTGTTAAAGTCTCAGGATCAGGCGGCGATGACGCCGCGGCATCCCGATCATGCGCGGGTAATGGACAGTCTCGCTTACATCAAGGATTTAGGTTATCATATCAAAAAATCGTTCGAGAACCGTGATCTCGATGCATTTGGACGACAGTTGGATGAGCATTGGCAGCACAAGCGGCGCATGTCCGCAGGTATATCTTTAACCGCAGTGGATCAACTCTATGAGGAGGTGAAAAAACGATTCAATGTATTGGGTGGGAAGATTATCGGCGCCGGCGGCGGTGGGTTTCTTTTTCTGTATTGTCCGGAGCACGGGAACGGGCTTGATGAATATATGAGTGCCAATCAAATGCCGCGTGTGAATTATTTTCCTTCGCTTCAAGGATCCAAGGTTATTAGCGATATGACGGCCTTTGATGACTTCAGCCCGATTGCCAAGCCATGA
- a CDS encoding HAD-IIIA family hydrolase, whose protein sequence is MRNAFFIDRDGVLNKMVYDEVHGLMDSPRLPEQVQIMKGAGQFLRQIRDLGYLITVVTNQPGLAKGTLTLPNLTAVNLCLAERLARDGGRWDDMKICPHHPDHMQAPCDCRKPLPGLLLAAARDDEIDLSKSWMMGDGLTDVQAGRAAGCRTILFTTLKLEQISEFFRLDCRPDVIAGRFEDVIPRMRLVGGIA, encoded by the coding sequence ATGAGGAATGCCTTTTTTATAGATCGTGACGGTGTACTCAATAAGATGGTCTACGATGAAGTGCACGGTCTGATGGATTCTCCCCGCCTCCCCGAGCAGGTACAGATCATGAAGGGAGCTGGGCAATTCCTGAGGCAGATTCGTGACCTGGGTTACCTGATCACTGTAGTTACTAATCAGCCGGGCCTCGCGAAGGGCACATTGACCCTGCCTAACCTCACTGCCGTGAATCTTTGTCTAGCGGAAAGATTGGCGAGGGATGGCGGAAGATGGGATGACATGAAGATTTGTCCGCATCATCCGGATCACATGCAGGCTCCATGCGACTGCCGCAAACCCCTTCCGGGACTTCTTCTGGCTGCAGCAAGGGATGATGAAATTGATTTGTCGAAAAGTTGGATGATGGGGGATGGCCTTACGGACGTGCAGGCCGGACGCGCGGCGGGGTGTCGTACTATTTTGTTCACCACCCTGAAACTTGAGCAGATTTCCGAGTTTTTCCGCCTCGATTGTCGGCCCGACGTCATTGCCGGGCGTTTTGAGGATGTAATTCCCAGAATGAGATTGGTGGGCGGTATTGCATGA
- a CDS encoding nucleotidyltransferase family protein, with product MNVGLTAFVLAAGKGSRLASCSGDLPKPLVDVGGAPVLEWILTDLGRQNISNVIMNVSWQADQITQFCGDGRRFGCRILYSHEKELLGTAGGVKKMESVLSDPFVVVYGDTLREIDYMRLVRKFQEKHADLVIALHRVEAASQSGVVDLDPDSRVVGFAEKPERVKDGSLGNAGVYVMSKRCLLHLVDGRPADFSYDVFPQLLADSARIYGDEVDGMVLDIGTPDRLRQAREMWPPAPLKP from the coding sequence ATGAATGTTGGATTGACTGCGTTTGTATTAGCGGCCGGTAAAGGGAGTCGTCTGGCATCATGCAGCGGAGATTTGCCAAAGCCCCTGGTGGATGTGGGAGGAGCCCCTGTCTTGGAATGGATACTAACCGATCTTGGGCGACAAAACATTTCTAATGTGATCATGAACGTCAGCTGGCAAGCTGATCAGATCACGCAGTTCTGTGGCGATGGCCGCCGCTTTGGTTGCAGGATATTGTATTCGCATGAGAAAGAACTCCTGGGCACGGCGGGAGGGGTAAAGAAAATGGAGAGCGTGCTGTCGGATCCTTTTGTTGTGGTCTATGGCGACACACTGCGGGAAATCGACTACATGCGCCTCGTGCGGAAATTTCAGGAGAAGCATGCCGATCTGGTCATCGCCCTTCATCGGGTTGAGGCGGCTTCACAATCCGGTGTGGTGGACTTGGATCCTGATTCCCGTGTTGTAGGCTTTGCGGAAAAACCGGAGCGGGTGAAGGATGGCAGTTTGGGAAATGCTGGTGTGTATGTGATGAGCAAGCGCTGCTTGTTGCATTTGGTGGACGGTAGGCCAGCTGATTTTTCTTATGATGTCTTTCCGCAACTATTAGCGGATTCGGCTCGAATTTACGGCGATGAGGTGGATGGGATGGTTTTAGATATCGGGACACCGGATCGCTTGCGGCAGGCGCGGGAGATGTGGCCGCCAGCACCGCTAAAACCATAG